DNA sequence from the Podospora pseudocomata strain CBS 415.72m chromosome 2 map unlocalized CBS415.72m_2.2, whole genome shotgun sequence genome:
GTCACCCAAGCCGCGACAAGGTAACCTGGGGCAAAGGTTCAGAGAATACGGCTCGGGTGCCATCTCGTTACTTCGAGAGCTTCTCAAGCTGGACTGGAGGAGCAGAATCAACGCTCATGACGCCCTGCAGCACCCTTACTTCCGCAACCCCCCATATCCCGCCAAGCCAGAAGAACTGCCGTCTTTCGAAGAAAGTCACGAATATGATCGTAAGAAGTACCATGAGAAAAGAACCGTGTTGCCTCCAGCGCCCAGGGGCGGTACCGTGGGCCGCGGTCCCAACAATGACGGCGATGGCTACAGGAACAGCGGTGGCCCCGGCGGAAGAGGCTATCCTcggaacaacaacaaccgcaatTTTGGTGGTCCGGCCCCGGCACCAGACGAGCGAGTGCCCGCTTGGCACAGAGACACCAGGCTTCCACCGcgcccacctccacctgCGGACTATGGCAACGGCCGTGATCGAGCTCCTcgtggaggtggcggaggaaATCGTCAGGACGTCGATACGTATATTCCCAGTTATGATAGGGACGCTCCAAGACGAGACGATCGGCGGAGGGACGACAGGCGAGACCGCGGAGGCCCAGGggacaggaggaggggggattaTGATGACCGCACAAGGAGCAATCGCACGCGCAGCAGAAGTCGGTCACCTCTGCCGCCAAGAGACCGCGATAGGGACAGGGACAGGGACAGGGACAGAGATCGGCCACCTCGCGATGGTCCACCGCATCCTAGATAGGTTCAGGGTCGCAGAGGCCAGGAGCAGGGATACGGACGTAATCCCCGTCGGTAGGGAGATGGGAATACCAAACGGGGCTCCAGGCGCTcgggggaggatgagcaACTTAGACCGGGGTCTGGCGGTCATGAGCAGAGGcctgagggggggggggagagttGGGTGGCTCTACATCACGGGATGGACGTCAAAGCAATCCGGCACCAGTAGCAAACAGGAGACGAATCCCATTGTACAGTCCTGATAGACCTATTCTGTTGATTGAAGCAGAGCCGCTAGCACCCTCACGATTGCGCCCGTCACGCTCGCCGTCACGCTCGTTGTCACTCAACTCATGCAATCGACAATTGCTCGTCCAAGCAAGCGGCCGAAGCCGATCTTTTGCTTCTGGTGATTCTTCGGATCCGGAGCTGCCTGCAGACCCACCACGTAGACaatctcttctttctcgggTCGTTCAGCCTGAGGACGTAGTTGAGCAAGCACCGGAGACAGCTGAGCAACCATCCGAGGACGCAGCGGAGAGACCACGGCAGCGTGTTAAATTACCGCCTTTGCCATCACCGCTCGGATCGTCGGTCGAAAGACTTCTTGGGCTGAGAACAGCCAGTGAGTCCTTGGATCTGAGTCTAGGAACAAGCAGGGCTCGGGCTGGCATAGCCAGGTCGAGGGTGCTGGCTGATGAGGACGGCTCGTCCGAAGTGGGCGACTCGTCCTCGTtcgcatcagcatcatccgGGAGGCGGAATCGGGGGATGTttaggggggtgggttggagaCGCCGGCATAGTCAAGAAGAGATTGAGCGGGCGGCTAGGGTGTTGGGtgtgccggtgccggtgccggggTCAAGGGGAAGCAGTAGAGGGAGGGTTCTTCCGACcgatggtgggtgggagaggtgcTCTACGTCGAGTTCGGGAGAGGTGGAGAGTACACGACCGTCGGTGGTGCCGCTGCGGAGAAGTGGGCAGAGAAGAAGTCGGAGGCcgggtgatggttgggaggcggatgatgagTTGCGGAAGGGGTCGGGAGAGGggtcggaggaggaaatTGCCTGGTCGGTGGGGTCTGAGGAACGGCCGAGCACACCGCcgagggttgggttttgtgagggtgagggtgatgaggaggggggtggtgagcaaGAGGGGAgtggtgaagaggatggtggtgagcaaGGAGAAAAGGGTGGTGataagaagagaaagaggtcGAGGTCTCCTGGCGGGTCTGAGAGGCaaggcaagaagagaaggagggggtcaAAACCACCGTCTGCTGAAGCGTCTGAGGAGTCAGAGGTTGACTTGAATGATAACCCGTCTGCTGAAGCACCAGAGGAGCGGTCTGATGTCGaaatggatgatgaggaagttgatgatgaaccGGCTGAGGAGCAGGCCGAGGTTGGAATGGATGACGAGCAAACTGATGATGAATCCCCTGCTCAACCACAAgcccctcctcaagctcaaccccctcctccacctcaacctcctcctcaaccaagccTGTCACGAGACGATCAACAAGGAGCAGTACCGCACGGGAGCCTGGTTTCTATGCTGAGGTAAACACGAGCACTGGGCGTAAGAACAGTAGTAGAAATAATCACTGGCGCGGGAGATTCGGGTGATTAGGATATAGGCACCCAGAAAAGCGTGAATTTTGGTGTGACTTGCAGCTGGCTTCTGGAATTTGGTCAACAAGCGAGGAGTATTAGTAATGTGTAAAAGTCATGTTTGGAGAAGGTCTTAGATGCATTCTGAAAGTGTCTGCGTGTGGTTTTCTTCAGAGTAAGGTTCGAAAGAACGGAGGAGAATTGCATACTTGTTTTCAGGTTGTGCAGCCATTTCAACATCGTGTTCAGTTGTGAATGTAACCTTGTGCGATActggtgctgttgatgttATAGTGAATTCTCTCGCAAGTAGTTATGTCTCTGAATGACCATCCCCAGCCCCATCACGTCACAACAAAaactcatcttcttccatccAAGTCAGAGTCAAATTACTACTACGCTTTTAAAACCGAACCGCTGtatcaaccacccctccttctAGTCCCTCACCCCATCATCTAAACAACGAACCAAAACACCCttccgtctcctccaccctctcacgcacctcctcctctttgtcCTCTTCACTCTcacccccagccccctcctcctcatccgcttcatactccttctccttcttaaTCTCCTTACTTACCCTCCTTTTCTGTTCCAACATTGAAAAGGGCTTATCCCGACTATACccccgcttcttcttgttcttcttatccacatccccctcatACGCTTTAATCTCCTCAGCTTCCTTTATCTTGTTTAATATACTTGTCAGTTCCGGCTCCGCTTCCTCGTCATTCTTGACAATAATCTCTTCcgtccccttcttcaacctcttcctcgcgCTACTccccaacttcttcttcgtgGCAGTAGTCTCACTCTCCacagcaacatcctcccccattAAATACTTCAAATCAttacccccaaaccccccaccctgAAACTCATTCTTccccttgaccttcttcctcttctgcttcttcttgttcctcaccccttcccccttccccccaccagCTTCGGTCCCAGCAATATCActctccctctcatcccaatcccccctctccttcccactcccctccccctcaacctcctcaataACCCCCAAATCCAACATCGCCAACCCGGCCTCGTCGActctctccttccaccccatcccccgtCTCGTATCGCCATACATCGTCCCCACCACAAACGGCATACCCTTCCTCCTTTCaaactcccactcctcccaccacccatcccacctcctcttgtcctcccccaccgtcaactgtatcctcctcctcaaccacctccaatCCACCCCCGTCCAACGACAAAAAGCCTGCTCCGTGTCCAGCAGCACCGTCCGATGCGGCGCCAGAAAGTAGATAACATCCCAAATCAACGCCGGGGCAAAATGCCTGTAGCCGATCGCCACAAAATAGTACAGCACCCTCAAGACAAGTAAAAACGGCGTGGCGACAAAGAGCAAAAGCCGGAGAAGATACCTCAGGATGGAGCCAACAAGGGAAAAGACGCCGAGGAGGTAGGAAATCACCTAGTatatgacgaggaggagtgCAATCAGTCCAACAATCTTGTGCTACGCTGATGATtcggacgaggaagaaggggagacgAGGTTGGACGAGGATTCCTCGTGGATCGTCTCTGTCAGTAACCCCTGAAGCCGAGGTTTCTGAGGGCGTTGCTTgatggaggcggcggggatCAAAAAGTTGACTTGGTTGGAGGATGACATGACGGCTGTTGTGGCGCTGCTGTCCCaggggtcgtcgtcggttCCAAAGGATAGGGAGCTGGTGCTGTCGACCGAGCCGGGAGTAACGGGGAGGTCCATTTTTTGCTGTTTGTATGTCATGGCGCCTGGaggtttgttgggggtggcAGTCCGCTTaggggtgctggtgctggtgctggtgctggtgctggtgagggcTAGGAATTGTTCTGTGATGAACACTATGAGGGCGCCGGTTGTGAAGCCTATTACTGCTGCGTAGAGGAGCTGACGATAAAGTCAGTAGGAACCGTCAGAGATGCATAAGGATCACGTACTAAGATGGGCAACGGCTTAAGCTCCAGAAAGATATGGATTACAATCCCGAATGGGGCTGTCGCCAAGTTGAAGACGGCTCTAGTAggagagatgatgaagaatgaAATCACGCTCCAGATTGTCTGCAAACTCCAAATGGTGACAGTCTTGGTAATCAACCAAGGCCAATATAAGGTACCGAAGACGGTCCTGAGCAGCGTGAGACTGGTTCTCTCGGAaacgggggcggtggtgctgttgacgAGAACAGTGAGAGGGTCCATAGTCGAGCTACCGCAGATATAAACGAGTGTcggagttgttgttgttgttgttgttattgtggtggtggtggtggtggtggtgggggtggtgggtgaaaTGCTACTGGATACTTCGCGGGGGCATCTTGACAGTGGAGGTGACGGGAGATGCAGTGTAAGCGGCTGCAAAGTGTTGAGGCAAGAGCGACTACTTCTCGGAGTCCATTGCTGGTGCCTTCTCAACAGCGACGGCGGGATGCAAATGCCATCCGAAAGTGCAGGCACGATGGGTGTCATGTGTAAGTGTGATGTCCAGAGCCTCCTTCCTTGGAATGTATGTAATCATGGGTGATGATGCACGACCGGCAGTGACGGGACAGGGGGGGCTCCTGGGCAGTGATGCAGGGGAGGGAGAACGAATTGTGGGGCAGGGCCAAGGTAACTTTTGAGACCCCGGTATTAGCATATCGATTTGAGCTTCACATCAAGGTTTATGAAGTGAACCTTGAATTCTTATTCTCTCACCGACAAAAATATTCTGAAACCTACTTATTCGAAGCAGGAAATTCATCTGAACATTTCACTCTCAGTAGCTTAATCTTCTCAGCAAATTGAGATATATCAACTCTTCTCACCAGCGACTCAACCCACActcacaaccaccagcaacatcaccactcaacttaaccaaccaccacctatAACCACCATGACCGAAGCAATGGATCTcgactcccctccccccaccagcaccacctccctccccaaacccaaaacctccaaacccctcctcaccaccctaaccctccccacaccccccttctcctaCGCCAACCTCACTCGtctaaccccctccccctccacaacccagcaacagctcgaccccctcctcctgaaATCCTACCTAACCTCCGCTTTATCTCAATTCCTCGGCCAAACCGGCGCCGCCATCCCAATCGACATCCTCCAAGTCGGccctgcctcctcctgggtccgcctcccccgccccgACCTCGCCGCTTTCACCGCAGCAATCGCCTCATTCAGCGGTCTAAACAACGGGAAAGAAAAACTGGTGCTCAGAGTAGAGGCAGCCGGGGATTTCCTCGGGGCTCTTGTCGACAGAGGGGAGGAACGTGAGATTTGGGGAAAGTGATTTCTCTTTTTGGAcatgtttgttttgttcaCAAAAAAGTGGGACGGCATATGGAAAGGGCAGACAGAGAGGAAGGAAACATTTTTGCGGAAAAGGGATAGCagaggttgctgttggagTTGATACCCAAGTTATAGAGGCGGAAAACAGGGCGGGATGTTTACGAGGGAGAAAACAGAAAACTGTTCTCGTTCCAAAAGATCTGAATtcgatttttttttctttccttctgtTCGGCCATGTTTATGATGCTATATAGCGAGAATATCTTCTTGCCAGTGTTGGTTTagtccaccatcatcatacaTTGGATATCATACCAGCCGGTCAACACCAATCAACCAGCCATGGACCCCTACCGCCCTCAAAACGCCATGCTAATGATGCTCCCCAATTTCCCTTGCGTGAGCGGAGCCAGTCTTGTCTTCTTCGTACATGCATTTATTCTCGACTGCAACTTGTCGCTTACATGAGCGAGGACATCATGCTCGAGTTGGCGTAGGCCTGCGAGATAAAACGTCAGCTTTGGTGTGTCGTAGGGTTGGGGGAAAGGAAACCTTACCATCGGCCGGATATTTGGATGAGGCACGGCATCAAACTGTGTGAATCTAAGCTTGAGATCGGGGCCGATATTGATGAAGGCGCCCTTGTTCTCCGTCATGTCGCAGTACTTGGGCGCGGAGAAGACTGGATTCAGTGTTAACATAATGTCGGTAAAGAGAAGGGTTGAGTTGAAACATACCAGTGATGCACTTTCCAtcatgctcctcctcataaCCCGCCATCCTGACCTCGTGCGATCTAATAACCGCCTCCAACCCGTTCTTCTCACAGAACCTTCTGGTAACGTCCGGACCGAACTGCATACCCACACCACGCTTGCTTGGTCCACGACCGGGCTCCGACTGAGGATCTGTCCAcaacatctccatcatcaaaccGGCCTGGCCGGGCTGCCTCTGCTTATGCCTGTCGAGCTTCCTGATATCATCCAGCGTTACGTTGTCGTCTGAGAACAAACCGCCGTGCAGAACAAAGTATTTCTTGCCAACAAGTGTTGCCAGGGGCAGGGCAGAGAAGCTCTCAGAGAACAGCTTGAAGATCCTCTCGTTGTACTTGGCCTTGCACTCGCCCTCGAAGCCGTACACTCTGTTCATATCGTCTGTTTCGTGGTTGCCACggttgatgaagaagttCTTGGGGCGGAGCCACTTGTTGGCGtagagaagaagggcgatTTCGGTGGACCACGAGCCTCTGTCGACAAAGTCGCCGTTGAAGAGATACCAGTGCTTGTCGCTCGGAGTGCCGTTTATCCGGAAGAGTTCCATAAGATCAAAGTATTGACCTGTGTTTGGTCAGTGCCTGTACCCTTGATACGATaccaaagaagaaaaccTACCGTGTGTATCACCGCAAACTGTGAGCTCGACATCCTCAGgaatctccacctccaccatcgtAGGCTCGTCATACACCAGCTTCTTGACCGCAATGACAATTTGGTACACATATTTCTTGTGTATGGTCTTGCCGTTCTTGAACCTCTCCGTCATGTCATCGATAAACTCTTGTGTCATTTCACTCCCTAACCTCACACCATCATACGAGTCTTCCACATGCATCGAGTCGACATCGAGTCCATCAGCAACCGATGGctcatccccaacctcgatCGCCTCGAAGAAGGCAAGTTGCCTGACGGCCTTTTGGCACTCGAcaagcttgagcttggcATCCTTATTACCAGGGTCGATCTTGACACAGGTCTGAAAGTCCTTGACGGCCTCCTTGGGCTTGAGGATGGCTACGTAGGCGGTGGCTCGGCGGTAGTAGGCCTTGATCATCCCTGGGTTCAGCTCGATGGCTTTCGTCGCGTCCCTGATCGCATAGCCGTAGGCTTCTGTCTTCATGTATGCCTATTTCACATACCAATATGCATAGGTTAgtaaaacaaaaaaaagtgGTGACGTCGGGTTCCTGAAAGCTACCCACCTGAGCTCTGTTTGACCAGAATGTTGGCTCCTTGTCGTTCAGCTCGATGGCCTGGGAGTAAAAGTCAATGGCGGTTGGCCAGTCATGGGCGGCAAAGGCCTTGTTTCCCTGGTTCTTCAAGGCCACGGCCTGCTCCTCTGGTGTAGCCATCTCGCCGTCCTCCTTTTCCGGTTCGGGCTGCGCTTTTCTTGACCACAGGAACATGCGCGGGGTTAGGACGAATGGGTGACAGGGCCAGAGGTTTTGTTTGGGAAAGATAGATGTATATCTAAACCGGCCGCTGGTGCTTTTCGGAAAGAGAGAATAAATCCACGGTGGCAAGCTTGCTGAAACGATAGTTTCTTCTGTCTTGCGGGAAGCGCAAATAGCAATGAATCGGAGGTGCCTGGAACGGGTCGCTGCGTGCGGTTGAGACCTGGGCGAGATCTGCAGGACCCCGCAGTATTTGCTTTTAAACGGTACTAGCGTATCATCTTATCTGATGGGTATCGATAGGCGGAGTTCAATGTATCTGGGGTGCTCTAGCGGTTTCTTCCTTGTAGGAGCATCATATTCCAGACCCATCTTCCCGACTCCGccatctttttttgttgtaCTCTGTGCTGCTCCCTCCGACTTTCAAGATGTTGACTGTACGTCCACGGGCTTCGCCCCGTTACAGTAATGCTCCCCTGGTCGACTCAGGTTGCAAATCAAATGACAGGGATAGCTGAATATCTATCAAGGTGCACCAGGGGACGTCTCGGCAATCATGCATTTGCCCTTTTGTCATTATGCGATAAACATTTTGATTCTGGCCACTAGCCTTGGCGCCGACAGTCGAGTACGATGGCAAGGAGTCAAAGGACCCGGTAGTCTGGTTTGTCTGGGGAGCCACGTGCCGGTCAACGGCTAGGCCGGTCCAGTTGTGGCCTGGTCTTGACCATGAAAGTGACAGGACGGGCTCCCGTGCGGTGGCCTGGAGCCACCTTAGCTGGCCGGTTGGCGCACCATACCATTGTCTGTCGGGTCTAATAACTATATTGTCTGTATTCGCTGGTGAAATTCCCCAAGACCAGATATCTCCAACCCAAGGACCGTTGACAACTCCGTCCGGTTTTTGAAAGGATTCGATATAAAAACGCCGCGCCCTATGCATGAAGGAACGGAATATTAATATGTTCCCTGTCACCTCGACGAGTCGTCTGATGAGGACTCGTCGCTATCATCGATGAAACCTTCCTCCAAGCTACGAGGTGTTAGCATACCATCCCAAGACATCAAAGGGCCATTCCCGCTTACTCTCTGCTTAACCTCCTCGAGCTGTCAATACTGTCACCAATGTTTCCACCTCTTCCGGTAGActcatccacatcctccagctCTTCCCCGTCTTCTGAATCAAACGACGGCCGACCACCAACAACGAGCCGATCAGCAAAGCCTGTACTCCACCTAGAGGTAAATATCAGGTTACTAAGGCCGCCTGTTATCCTGGCCCTGAGCGAAGATGTCTGTTCGGATAAAGTGTCTATTGGGAGGTACTGGCTGTAACGGTTTCGATAGCGTTGCCACAAGGGGTAGAGGACAAACGTCGACAGGAGGAAGAGTATCAGAGATATTATGGCGGGGACAACCAGCGTCTGGGAGAAAAAAATCATGTTAGTACATGTTCACTGCGAACTTGTTCTCAGAAGCTGACGGATATCTGGATACCTTGACGGCTGAGAATGTGGCTCCCATGGTGTGGAGGTGTTCCAGAAGCAACAGTTGAGATTCTTCGGAGGGTGAGCTGCGTCGCAAAGTCTGAGTGTCAGGATGCTAATGATAACCACTCCAGTTGCATACATAGAATGTGCCCGCAAGAGGCAGCGAGGCTCtgtcaatcaatcaatccaCATGTCAGAAGCAGGATGGAAACGCGAAGCCTTGCTTGCTGCACGTCAACGAGCTCCAGCTTGGCACTCCGATTATTGTGGGGCCACGGACAATCACCCGCAACCCACCGTgcccacccaacccacagTGGACCCTACCCGTCAGCGGCGGCGCCCGCTTTTAAGCAGCGAGGGTCTGTCTGTTCTGGCGGTTGATGAGATCCGATATGGATGTCTCTGCACATGCTGAGGTTGTGCAAACTACTCCTAATATGTCTCCAACTAGCACCATTTCAGCTGCCTTGAAGACAATGGTGGCGGCAATGATCCCCAAGCCCATCGGAGGCTCAGGAGCAAACGTACCGGTGGCCGTGGACAACGTATCAGGCTGATCTACCACGGACACGTCGTGGTTTATTTCCGCGCCCGTCTTTGGGCATCTTTGGTGTTCTAGTTATCCACTAGAAAGCGGGATAGCGACTCTAAGACCACCGTTGGAAATGAGCACCCCTCGTGACAAACGGGGACCAGGAAATTGCCAACAAAAATAGACGCCTGGCGGGGTTACCTACCgagtacctaccttactcaACCGCAACTGTCACCTCCGgtctgctgttgctgcttgctCCTTTGGGGACAGAGTGATGAGAACAGACTCGGAAACAGAGAGCATCAAGTTGAAACAACATCTATCCCTCGCAACCACGCAACCtagggagggggttggttgaagaagaggaaggaaaaAGCGCGGGGTTGAAGAACAGGGttcaccacccacccgcACAGGCCACCACATGGCCCCTGTCTGAAAATATCCAGGGGCTGATTTGGGCTAGGCCAGTTTCAGACCAGCGAACCCCCTTTGTCGACCCGTCCAGAGGCTCATCGGCTCATCGCACACTCCTCCATTCCTTATCGATTCTGAGAGATCCAGGGTGGTCCCCAGCTTCGCATTCATTTTGTTATCCAGCCCGACAGAGAGCATCCCGGAGGTGTTTTGTGTTTTCGCAGGCCTTGCATCattctttcctttttcaaAAGAGACACCTATCAATGTTCCTCTTCTGTATGTCCACTGCTTGAGgttcgctgctgctgctgctgttggaaaAAGCTTAATGCTAAACAGTGCCGGTTTATGCCACACAGAAAGACAACCTACCACCCCCGGCTCTGCGAATCGCGGAATACAACCCCGGCCGCTTCCCACAAGAACATGAATGATGCGATGCGCTCTTGGTTTGAGACACCGAGTCCATTGACGACGccttccatcttctcccGAGCCGACCCACTGCTGCCTCAGCATTGATCGAATTGCTCCAAGAGCTTCCCTTTTCCCAGTTTCCACATCTAGCTTGCTTGAGCTTCAGCCTCTAGCCGCAACCGAACGGCTGTTTCACGCCGTACCATCCATCCGGcgaacgacgacgacgaccacaCCATGTCATCCCACGACAAGGCGAGGGCTTCCAGCGGGAAGGCctcgtccttcttccaccgatccaagaacaaggtcgaCAAGCGAACCACGGCCAACGATGCCCAATACTTGGTCACCGACAACGACGGTGCCAGCTCTGTACACTCGCGCAGCTCGCGCCACCAACGAGAGTCCTCGGTCATCTCTCTCGATCGCCCAGACTCATCCGGCTCCGGCATCAATAACATGGCCGGAGTCATGACCACAATCCCATACGATGCCGTCCCGAGCGGCCGCCGCTCGCCCGTTCCCGTGGAATATCTCCCACAAGGCGATCAGATGCCCATTCGACTTCAACCGCACCACTTAAACAAGGCCACCAGCGATTTTCATCAGTACCCAACTTTTGATACCCCTCAGCATGCTTCTAGTCCTAACCTCAGCACACCGCGCGTGCCCGCACACGCCTCTCCGAGCATATCTAATATCACAATGGCTACCACAGGCCGCCAGGCCCAATTTCAACAATGGGGACCGCCGCGAGAGGGCGGAAGTTCCAACAATTCCCGCTACAATTCATACATGACGACCACAACCAGGAGCTCTGGAGACAACGCAAGCATCATGTCAGGTAATACAGGATCCTACCATGACCAGGCCCAGGCCCAAGGACACAATCGCTCATCAAGAACAGCTTTGCCAAGCGCCTCTTCGCAGTCTTCCTTTTTGTCGCCGCACTCCCCCGCTCCCAGGGACGCCCGCAATACCAAGTTCCCGTCCGGATTCCAGAACAGCGACGGTTTCCAGTTTCCAAGGCCCACCGACGAATCGATCATCGAGCAAATGTTCCTTGCGCTCATGCAAAAAAGAGGATGGCACAATCTTCCGGACCAGGCCAAACGACAGATGGTGGCATACCCAGCCGACAAGAAATGGACCCTCATCTACCAGGACCGGCTTGCCGAGTGGCAGGGCGACCAGAAACGGAGACAGACCGCCAGGACAGGTCAGTACAGCAATGTTGATCTGACCCAGCTGCCAGACGAAGAGGGAAGCCCCGAATGGTACGTGCGCAAGGTTATGGAAAATGCGCTCGACTCGAAGGGCTTGGGCAGTTTGGAGGTCAACCTGCGGACGCAGCAGATCGGCTGGGTGAAGCGGTTTATCGAGTGCCAGGGTCAGGTTGCTTTGACGAACGTGCTGCTCAAGATCAACCGGAGGACGGTCAACGGCCCGACTCAGGACTCTGGAAAGGGCGACAAGAACCTCGACAAGGAGTACGACATTGTCAAGTGCCTCAAGGCGTTGATGAACAACAAGTTTGGGGCGGAAGATGCGCTGGCCCACCAGCAGGTCCTTGTGGCCTTGGTTGTGTCTCTGATATCGCCTCGGCTGACGACCCGGAAGCTGGTCAGCGAAGTGTTGACCTTTTTGTGCCATTGGAACGAGGGCAAGGGGCAGCTCAAGGTGATTGAGGCGATGGACGTGGTCAAGAATCAGCAAGGAGAAAACGGGAGGTTTGATGCCTGGATGCGCCTTGTGGAGGTCACCATTGATGGGCGGGGCAAGATGGGCAGCTTGGTCGGCGCGAGCGAGGAGGTGCGCAGCGGTGGCATCGGCATGGAGAATCTGCTGATGGAATACGCCGTGGCCACGCTCATCTTGATCAACATGTTCATCGACGCCCCTGAAAAGGACCTCCAGATGCGTGTGCATATCCGTGCGCAGTTTACGGCATGCGGCATCAAGCGGATGCTGAACAAGATGGAGGCGTTTCAGTACGACCTCATCGACAAGCAGATCGAGAGGTTCCGAACCAACGAGGCCATTGACTATGAGGATATGTTTGAGAGGGAGAACAGCAGTATCAAGGACAGCGTGGAGGGGGAAGTCAGGGACCTCAATGACCCAGTACAGATTGTTGACGCTATTCAGCAGCGGCTGAAGGGGAGTAAAACGCAGGATTACTTCATCTCGGCTTTGCAGCATTTGCTTCTAATCAGGGAGAATGATGGCGAGGAACGGTTGCGCATGTTCCAGCTGGTGGATGCCATGTTGAGTTATGTGGCTATGGATCGGCGTTTGCCGGATATGGACCTGAAGCAAAGCCTGAATTTTACTGTGCAAAATCTTCTCGACAAGCTGCATACCGACTCGGAAGCTCGACAGGCTTTCGATGAAGCTACTGAGCAACGGCGCATTGCCGAGGCTGCCCTGGCAGAGCGCGATGAGCTTAGAGAAAGGATAGCGATGGGCGCCGATGGCCTCGTGGCCAAGCTTCAGAAGCAGATTGATGAACAGGCCAGGTTTATCGATGCTCAAAGACGACAGGCCGAGGGTCTCAAGTCTGAGATGGATAACCTCCAGACGCTCAGAGCGAAGGAGGCCCAGCGTTACGAGTTGGAAACACGCGAGCTGTATCTCATGCTTCGCGATGCCCAGGATGTTGCTGCTTCCAACGCTGCCAAGGGTAACAAgctcggggaggaggatccaGCTGCCATGCAGGGCATTTTGGATCGCGAGAGGCTCATGAGCCGTCTTCAGATGCAGCTTGAGCGGCAAAAGACGGTGTATAAGCTGGAAGGCAGAGTCTGGGGAGAGTCTGTGGGTCCATCAGACAGACTACGTGCTCTGCgtgaggagatggatggctTTGGCGGTGCGTCTGATCATCCTGACGGTCCC
Encoded proteins:
- a CDS encoding uncharacterized protein (EggNog:ENOG503NU2F; COG:T; COG:Z); amino-acid sequence: MSSHDKARASSGKASSFFHRSKNKVDKRTTANDAQYLVTDNDGASSVHSRSSRHQRESSVISLDRPDSSGSGINNMAGVMTTIPYDAVPSGRRSPVPVEYLPQGDQMPIRLQPHHLNKATSDFHQYPTFDTPQHASSPNLSTPRVPAHASPSISNITMATTGRQAQFQQWGPPREGGSSNNSRYNSYMTTTTRSSGDNASIMSGNTGSYHDQAQAQGHNRSSRTALPSASSQSSFLSPHSPAPRDARNTKFPSGFQNSDGFQFPRPTDESIIEQMFLALMQKRGWHNLPDQAKRQMVAYPADKKWTLIYQDRLAEWQGDQKRRQTARTGQYSNVDLTQLPDEEGSPEWYVRKVMENALDSKGLGSLEVNLRTQQIGWVKRFIECQGQVALTNVLLKINRRTVNGPTQDSGKGDKNLDKEYDIVKCLKALMNNKFGAEDALAHQQVLVALVVSLISPRLTTRKLVSEVLTFLCHWNEGKGQLKVIEAMDVVKNQQGENGRFDAWMRLVEVTIDGRGKMGSLVGASEEVRSGGIGMENLLMEYAVATLILINMFIDAPEKDLQMRVHIRAQFTACGIKRMLNKMEAFQYDLIDKQIERFRTNEAIDYEDMFERENSSIKDSVEGEVRDLNDPVQIVDAIQQRLKGSKTQDYFISALQHLLLIRENDGEERLRMFQLVDAMLSYVAMDRRLPDMDLKQSLNFTVQNLLDKLHTDSEARQAFDEATEQRRIAEAALAERDELRERIAMGADGLVAKLQKQIDEQARFIDAQRRQAEGLKSEMDNLQTLRAKEAQRYELETRELYLMLRDAQDVAASNAAKGNKLGEEDPAAMQGILDRERLMSRLQMQLERQKTVYKLEGRVWGESVGPSDRLRALREEMDGFGGASDHPDGPAPRDFTNSMLGSVKRSTRIPRKPLGPRGERQATEDDVLEEDIDEEDDAIIIEKPRLVEYKRPVLDPKKAAGMFNELQGKVQRYDASDSEDNDGITTGPSHPSLEAQAPATPSDNEPPKIRITDTTPAAPAPPGPAAGGPPPPPPPPPPPMPGRLPGAPPPIPGAAPLAAGGPPPPPPPPPPPMPGKLPGAPPPVPGAGGPPPPPPPPPPPMPGTGGMPPPPPPPPPMPGMKGMPAPPPPPMPGGMSGHFLSRNQNLAPAGPSLGLSIVRPKKKLKALHWEKVDSPLTTHWAAHTPSAEDREEKYLELSRKGILDEVEKLFMAREIKALGGGQAKKDDKKQIISNDLRKAYEIALAKFSQLSVEKVVQMIIHCDPEVLDNPVVMDFLQKEDLCNIPDSTAKLLAPYSKDWTGPEADKETREQDPAELTRQDQIYLMTAFELHHYWRSRMRALSLTRNFESEYDEITEKMRTVVGVSESLRDSVALMNVLGLILDIGNYMNDANKQARGFKLSSLSRLAMVKDDKNESTLADLVERIVRNQYPEWENFTGDINGVLVAQKINIEQLQQDAKKYIDTIASVQRSLDSGNLSDPKKFHPQDRVAQVVGRCMKDARRKAEQMEVYLEEMVKTYNDIMVFYGEDPTDENARRDFFSKLAGFINEWRRSHEKNEALERQRKLNEQQLKRKNAAMKALQDREGGGGGGGGGLASPTSTGAMDSLMEKLRAAAPQARDQRDRRRRARLKDRHQVRVASGQKLPELGSGVSGGEGGGGAGEVNGDGGEGGLERVKREAASLMFWCRRRKSRRKTTQEKTMLLSGRRCCSRVSEGGVMGLMMGTMRKRGRI